One genomic window of Spiroplasma endosymbiont of Diplazon laetatorius includes the following:
- the rpsO gene encoding 30S ribosomal protein S15 has translation MVSKSQIESIVKEYGDNGKDTGKAEVKIAILTQDIQNLTEHLNLHKKDITSRRSLLKKVAQRRHLLNFLFKKDVERYKTIIEKLKIRK, from the coding sequence ATGGTTTCTAAATCACAAATTGAAAGTATCGTAAAAGAATATGGAGATAACGGTAAAGACACTGGTAAAGCAGAAGTAAAAATCGCAATCTTAACTCAAGATATTCAAAACTTAACAGAGCACTTAAACTTACACAAAAAAGATATTACTTCAAGAAGAAGTTTATTAAAAAAAGTTGCTCAAAGAAGACACTTATTAAATTTCTTATTTAAAAAAGATGTTGAAAGATACAAAACAATCATTGAAAAATTAAAAATTAGAAAATAA
- the miaA gene encoding tRNA (adenosine(37)-N6)-dimethylallyltransferase MiaA, which produces MNKIIVIVGPTASGKTDLSVKIAKEFNGECINSDSTQIFKGTDIATNKITLEEMQGVKHHLISIKEVNETYSVADFQKEAREKVAKILEQGKIPIIVGGTGLYTNAVLMDYNFSSDDHIKDYEKQYENLSNEQVWDILNSKDELEAQKIHPNNRYRLIRALEIIELNGVQKSEIIKDNKKYIYDNLLIIGLFPQREHLYSKINNRVLTLTDRGLFKEIEDAWKANDYNKKAQSLKCIGGPEIIKYLEKEISYDECIELMQKNNRHYARRQLTWFRNQLDNVTWFEHDYSNYDQVTDEIVEFIKNNI; this is translated from the coding sequence ATGAACAAAATAATAGTAATAGTTGGTCCAACTGCAAGCGGTAAGACTGATTTATCGGTAAAAATAGCAAAAGAATTTAATGGAGAGTGTATTAACTCAGATTCTACTCAAATTTTTAAAGGAACAGATATAGCAACTAATAAAATAACTTTAGAAGAAATGCAAGGTGTAAAACATCACTTAATTTCTATAAAAGAAGTAAATGAAACATATTCTGTAGCGGATTTTCAAAAAGAAGCTAGAGAAAAGGTTGCTAAGATATTGGAGCAAGGAAAAATTCCAATTATCGTTGGTGGTACCGGACTTTATACTAATGCCGTATTAATGGATTATAACTTTTCAAGTGATGATCACATTAAAGATTATGAAAAACAATATGAAAATCTCTCAAATGAACAAGTTTGAGATATTTTAAATTCTAAGGATGAGTTAGAAGCTCAAAAAATACATCCTAATAACAGATATAGATTAATTAGAGCTTTAGAAATAATTGAATTAAATGGAGTTCAAAAAAGCGAAATTATTAAAGATAATAAAAAGTATATTTATGACAATTTGCTAATAATTGGATTATTTCCACAAAGAGAACATTTATATAGTAAAATAAATAATAGGGTACTTACTTTGACAGATAGAGGCTTATTTAAAGAAATCGAAGATGCTTGAAAAGCTAACGATTACAATAAAAAAGCTCAATCTTTAAAATGTATAGGAGGTCCAGAAATTATAAAATATCTTGAAAAAGAGATATCTTATGATGAATGTATCGAACTTATGCAGAAAAATAATAGGCACTATGCAAGAAGGCAATTAACTTGATTCAGAAATCAACTAGATAATGTAACTTGATTTGAACATGATTATTCAAATTATGATCAAGTAACAGATGAAATAGTTGAATTCATTAAAAATAATATTTAG
- a CDS encoding DxFTY motif-containing membrane protein, with the protein MKNNFLTDFNKSRTPFFKSLGFLMIEAIIPGLLIWFTVGFDFNWSLNNRLTKPAVGYVSLICTFYFIYSLLITYLFYKLKWHQADHFTFSMMITLVFVSIIMFGSFIQNKGFWVLVKFISILLIVVFLTPLFVLLTTFIRNNELRNIEDLEKTIEAHKKGEVIPTKALLKAQRYQKFLIKKEAREQELIKFKLELDEKIRKELEIQKSKEELKKDKINQKLDAKEDKKRKKQKD; encoded by the coding sequence ATGAAAAACAATTTTTTAACTGATTTTAATAAGTCAAGAACTCCTTTCTTTAAAAGTTTGGGATTTTTAATGATAGAAGCTATTATTCCTGGTTTATTAATTTGATTTACAGTTGGATTTGATTTTAATTGATCTTTAAATAATAGACTAACAAAACCTGCTGTGGGATATGTAAGTCTTATTTGTACTTTCTATTTTATTTATTCACTTTTAATTACATATCTTTTTTATAAACTAAAGTGACACCAGGCAGATCACTTTACATTTTCGATGATGATAACTTTAGTTTTTGTATCAATAATTATGTTTGGTAGTTTCATTCAAAATAAAGGTTTTTGAGTACTTGTTAAGTTTATAAGTATCTTATTGATAGTGGTTTTTTTAACTCCTTTATTTGTACTTTTAACTACATTTATAAGAAATAATGAGTTAAGAAATATTGAAGATCTTGAAAAAACTATTGAAGCACATAAAAAAGGAGAAGTAATACCTACAAAAGCGCTTTTAAAAGCTCAAAGATATCAAAAGTTTCTTATTAAAAAAGAAGCTAGGGAACAAGAATTAATTAAATTTAAATTAGAACTAGATGAAAAAATTAGAAAAGAATTAGAAATTCAAAAATCTAAAGAAGAGTTAAAAAAAGATAAGATAAATCAAAAGTTAGATGCAAAAGAAGATAAGAAAAGAAAAAAACAGAAGGATTAA